One Nocardia huaxiensis genomic window, ATTTGGCTTGGCCGGGCGGGGTTTCGGTGTAGTGGATGCCGCGCAGCACACCCGCCGCCGAGGTGGAGATGTTCACCTGGAGCAGGTCGAAGGGGCGGCCCACGGCCTTCTCGAATTCCGAGGCCTTGAAGGACTCGAAGAAGATGCCGCGGTCGTCGCCGTGCAGGCGCGGGGTGAATTCCCAGGCCCCGGGTACGGCCAGTTCACGAATCTGCATGCGTCTACTCCCAGGTTCGCCCGTGCTCGAGCAAACCGAGCAGGTAGGTGCCGTAGCCCGAGCGGACCAGCGGTTCGGCCAGTTCGCGCAGCTGGTCGTCGTCGATGAAACCCATCCGCCAGGCCACCTCCTCGGGTACCCCGATCTTGAGGCCCTGACGCTGTTCGATGGTGCGCACGTAGTTGGCGGCGTCCAGCAGCGAGTCGAAGGTGCCGGTGTCCAGCCAGGCGGTGCCGCGGGCCAGCACCTCGACGCTCAACCGGTTCTGTTCCAGGTAGGCGCGATTGATGTCGGTGATCTCGTATTCGCCGCGCGCGGAGGGCTTCAGCTCGCGGGCGATCTCGACGACGTCGTTGTCGTAGAAGTACAGCCCCGGGATGGCGTAGTTGGAGCGCGGGGCCTTCGGCTTCTCCTCGATGGAAATGGCCTTGCCGTCGGCGAATTCGACCACGCCGTACGCGGTGGGGTCGGAGACCCGGTAGGCGAAGACCGCGCCGCCGTCCAGGTTCTCGTAGCGGTGCAGGTTCTGGCCCAGGCCGGGGCCGTGGAAGATGTTGTCGCCCAGCACGAGTGCCGCGCTGTCGGTGCCGATGTGGTCCGCGCCGAGCACGAACGCGCGCGCCAGGCCGTCGGGTTCGGGCTGCACGATGTAGCTCAGGTTCAGGCCGAGCCGGGAGCCGTCGCCGAGCAGTCGCCGGAACGCGTCGGAATCCTCGGGCGTGGTGATGACCAGGATGTCGCGGATGCCCGCCAGCATGAGGGTGGACAGCGGGTAGTACACCATCGGCTTGTCGTAGACCGGGACCAGCTGTTTGCTCACCCCGCGCGTGATCGGGTGCAGACGCGACCCGGTGCCCCCGGCCAGGATGATTCCACGCATGTCACAGCAGTCTGCCAGTTCGGTCGCGCACGGGCGCGGCCAGGTGCCGACTCGACGGCGAATCGATTACGGCTGTTTCACTATCGGAGCCACGGGGCAGAAAGTGTTGCGTAGGTCACGTTCTCATGGTGTTCTGAAACGACACTATGTGAGATGTCAGCGCCGACTCTCGCGCGCCGGGTAGCGAGCCAGCTCGTCCCGGACGAACGGCTCGGTGCGCCAACAACGAAGTAGGTGCGCGATGGTGGTCCACGGCAACGGAATTCCGGTCAGCTCCAGGGTGGTTCAGGCCGCCGGCAGCGCCTCACCCAGCGCGTACGCCCTCGCGGCGCGCATCCCCGACGACCACCCGGTCGAGAACCCCCAGGGCATCAGCGCCTACGCCCGCGCGCTGGCCATGGCCTGCCGCACCATGATTCGGCCCATGGGCGAACTCGTCCCCGTCAACGCCATCTCCATGGCCATCGCCGGACCCGTCATCAACAACCTGGCCAAACTGCGGCCCGCGCCCAGCGGGGTGGAACGGGAACAGGTGCAGCTCAACGGCTTCCGCATGGAGATCGTGCGCCCCGCCGGAGCCCGCAGCTCGCTGAACGACGGCGCGGTCATGTACATGCACGGCGGCGGCTTCTTCCTCTGCGGGCTGGACACGCACCGGCCGGTGGTGGCCGCCATCGCCCGGCGCACCGGACTGCCGGTGGTCAGCGTCGAATACCGGCAGCTGCCGCAGACCGATATCGCCGGCGGCGTGGACGACTGCCTCACCGCCTATCGCTGGCTGCTACAGCACGGCGTACCCGCCTCCCGCATCGTCTTCGCGGGCGATTCCGCCGGCGGCTACATGACTTTCGCGACCGCCCTGCGCGCCCGCGACGCCGGACTGCCGGTGCCCGCCGGACTGGTCGGCCTGTGCCCGGCACTGGATCTGGACTGCACCGAGAAGCGCGCCCACCCGAACTACCACCGCGACGCGCTGATCCCCCTGTCCGCCTTGGAATCGGTGGTGAAGCTCGGCGCCGCGCGCAATGGTCGGCTGGAGCCGGAGATGTCGCCGGTGAACGCCGCCCTGGCCGGGCTGCCGCCGACGCTGCTCATCATCGCCGAGGACGAGGTGCTGCGCCGCGACAGCGAGATCATGGCGCAGCGGCTGGCCGCCTCGGGAGTGCCTGCGACGCTGGAGATCTGGCGCGGTCAGGTGCACGCGTTCATGGCCATCTTCCCGGGCATGCCGGAGAGCCGGGCCGCGCTCGCGCACGTGGCGCAGTTCGTGCGGGGCTGTATGGATATCGCGCAGGAGGCGCGCACCGCGTAAAGCCCTGTGCCGAAACGGCAGAACCCCCGCCCGGGTGGTCCGGGCGGGGGTTCTGCGTGCTTTCGCGGCCGGAATTACTTCTTGCCGGGGGTCATACCGGAGTTGACCGTGGTGAAGTACTGCACGGCGGCCAGGATGGCGACCGGAGCGGTGATGAACAGCTGACCGGCCAGGGTGCCCAGGAAGCCGACCGCGCCCATGCCGGCGATGCAGCCGACGACCGCGGCGGGAACGAAGGGGCCGAACAGGCCGACGATGGTGGCCGAGGCGATGGTGGCGCCGGCGATGCCGCCGAGCACGCAACCCAGGGCCGCGCCGCCGATGCCGCCGACCAGGGTGCCGATGGTGGCGCCCATGCCGATGGTGTCCTTCAGGCGGTTGAAGGCGGCCTGCTCACGCTCGTAGTCGTTCTTCCAGGGGGCCTGGTCCTCGTAGGGCAGCGCGACCGGCTTGTAGACCGCGTGCTCGACGTTGAACTCGGGGGTCAGCGTGGCGGTGTTGCCCGCAATGTCCGCGGCGATCGGGAATTCGAAGTCGTCCACGCGGAACTTGAGCTCCGTGCCAGCGACCGTGGTGCCATTGGCAGCCTTGATCTTGAAGACGCCGTCCTCGACGACCATGGAACCGGCATCGGTGCGGATGACGGTGTTGGTCTCGGTGGTGGTGGCGGAGTAGTTGATCGCGTCGTTGGCGGCGGGCTCGGCAGCCGGGGCCGCGTTGACGGTGCCGGCGGTGATGCCCATGGCAGCGATCACGAGCGCCGAGGTGGCGGCGAATTTCCTCATCAGCATTTGGTGAAACCTCATCGAAGAGCTCGGGGGGACACGAGGAATCGAAATCGAGGACAGCTAACGAGCGGTGAACCCGTTGTGACCGTTCGTTCAAATTCTGTTCACCGTCGTGATCACGCGGTTCGGAGGCTTTCGGAAATGCACTGCGTAAGTGGGGTTTTCAACGGTGCGATGGAACGCCTGCCGCGTCACCAAGTGGCCGCTTTGTGATGAAGGTCACAACAAGAACGTGATAATTCGCAACGAATCCGGCCCGAAAGTCTCGGAGCGACGGCGAAATTGCGACATTCGGAAAGAAGCCGGTCATTCCAGGGACGAATTATTGTTTCCACGCCGTGTCCGAATCCGCGCACTCGCGCCCGGCGCACGGTGTAATGCGCGTAACCCGCGAGCCCGTGCGCACGCCCATCCGCCCCGCGACGTAGTGTTTCCGATGTGCGACTGCTCGTAACCGGCGGCGCCGGCTTCATCGGCGCGAACTTCGTCCACCAGACCGTGACCCGGCGTTCCGGCGTGCATGTCACCGTGCTGGACAAACTGACCTATGCCGGAAACCGGGCCTCCCTGGCTCCCATCGCCGGGCAGATCGAGTTCGTGCACGGCGACATCGCCGACAGCGCGCTGGTGGACCGGCTGGTGGGCGGTGTGGACGCGGTGGTGCATTTCGCCGCCGAATCGCACAACGACAATTCCCTCGCCGACCCGTGGCCGTTCATCCAGACCAATATCGTCGGCACCTATTCGCTGCTCCAGGCGGTGCGCAAGCATCAGGTGCGGTATCACCACATCTCCACCGACGAGGTGTACGGCGATCTGGAACTCGACGACCCCGCGGCGTTTTCCGAGAACACGCCCTACAACCCGTCCAGTCCCTATTCCGCCAGCAAGGCGTCCAGCGACATGCTGGTGCGGGCGTGGGTGCGGTCCTTCGGCGTGCAGGCCACGATCTCCAACTGCAGCAACAACTATGGCCCGTATCAGCATGTGGAGAAATTCATTCCGCGCCAGATCACCAATCTCATCGACGGTGTGCGCCCGCGGCTCTACGGCGCCGGGCACCAGGTCCGGGACTGGATTCACGTGGACGACCACAACAGCGCGGTCTGGGAAATCCTGCAGCGCGGGCGAATCGGGCAGACCTATCTCATCGGCGCCGACGGCGAACGCGACAACAAGTCCGTGGTGCAGCTGATCCTGGAAGCCTTCGGCCGCGACCCGCACGACTTCGACCACGTCACCGACCGTCCCGGCCACGATCTGCGCTACGCCATCGATTCCTCGCTGCTGCGCACCGAACTCGGCTGGGAACCGGAATACCGGGACTTCCGCAAGGGCCTCGACGCCACCGTCGACTGGTATCGCGAGAACGAATCCTGGTGGCGGCCACAGAAAGCCGCCACCGAAACCGCGTACGCCGCCGCCGGCGAAAAGGTGCTCTAGCTCCAATCCCGGCGGAAGTCCGCCCAATCCTGCGGTGTGGCCGCGAAATCCACATACAGTGCGACGCCGAATGTTTGCCGCTGTGGATCGGTGCGGCCCAATCCCAATCGTATTCCGCGCAGTGCGGCCGACACCGTTTCGGCCGCACCGTGATGGCCTGCGTCATCGGCCCAGAACGCGGGCGCGCCCATGAGCAGATCCACCGAATCCGGCGTGACCTCCAAGGCCAGCCGGGTTTGCTGCGCCACGTATCCGCCGTACAGGGCCTTCGTCGGCATAGCCGTGTCGTAGGACATCACCGCGACTTGATCCGACCGGCGCGCCACCTCCGCGAAATAGCTTTGCGACCACCATTTTCCGTGATCGACCAGGGCCAGGCCGACCGAATGCAGACCGGGCAGCGGGTCGATGACCGGTGCGGACACCGACAGCAGTCGGCCCTGAGACCGCGTGAGTTCGCGGGTGCGCTCGAGCAAAGTCAGAAATCCGGCCGGATCCGAGCGCACCGGTTCCACATCGAAATGGATTCCATCGAAACCGAGTTCGAGCACCTTCGCGGCGGATGCGACTACGCGATCCCGAGTCGCCGCATCCTCCACATCCAGTCCGGGATCGAATTCCGGTGCCAGCACCTGCCCGAGCCAGGACTGCACGCGAATTCCGGGCAATGTCCTGTGCACGGCCTCCACGAACCAGCGCGCATTCGGATACAGCGATTCGCGCAGCGACCCGTCGAACTCCAGCGGCCCGGTGTGCACATACAGATCCTTGATCCCCGTGCCGGACAGCAGAACTCCCAGCTGGGCGATATCGGCGTCGGACTTCCGGCCGTCCACCCACGCGTGCCCCAGCCAGATGGCGTCCCGCCCGCGCGTGCGCGCATCCGCCGCCGGCTCACCGGCATTCAGTCGCAACAGATAGATCGCGGCCACACCCACCGGTGTCAGCAGCACGCAGACAACAACCAGCAAAACGATTGCGGCGCGCCACCATCGAGAAAGGCCACGCCATTTGGACCGAACGGTCGAAAGTCTCCCCACGCCGCATGGTAACCCTTCGTCATCCCGCGCCGGGCTGACGAAGGGTCGTCAGCCCCAGACGATGGTGGCGTACTTGATGACCGCCGCCAGCAGTGCGATCGACGTCGCTGCGATGACCGTCAGCGCCGGGCCGCGCGAGGGCGTGCGGCCGCGGGCGTCGGTGAGCCGCAAGGGCATCCAGCGCAGGATCACCGTCAGCGCCAGCAGCGCCAGCGGCACGAAGTACCGGCCCTGCACCCCGTCGATGATGTAGTAGCCGACCGGTGTGAAGGACATGTACAGCGTCACGTAGATCATGGCCACGCTGGCCGCGATGGTCAGCGCCACCAGTGCCGTGCGGACATTCGTCGCGCCGCGCGCACCGGTCAGCCGGTCCGCGATGCCGAGGCTCACCGCGAAGGCCAGCAGGCTCGCCAGGATCGTGATGGCCGGGACGTCCACGTACGCGAAGCCGAGCTCCCCGAAGAACTGGGTGAACCAGCGCTGATCCCGGCGCGCGATGCTGTCGCCGAACGTGCTCAGGAACTGGATCGGATCCGACAGGATCTCCTTCAGTTGCTCGCCGGGTTTGACCGTGCCCCACTGCTTCTGCGGCCGCATCAGGCTCATGCCGTCACCGGTCGGGGCGGCGATGCGCATCCACAGCGCGAAGGACACGCCGCCGATCACCGCGCACAGCCACGGCAGCGCCCGCTGCCAGGCCGCCGGTCGCTCCGCATTGCCGAAGCCGAAGCGCCGCGCCGGAATCAGCACGGTGAGCATGGCCAGCAGCACATAGGTCGGCTTGCACACCGGCAGCAGAATCGTGGCCGCAAGCGCCGCAACGGTTTCCGGTTTGGACAGCCGGTCACCGAGGAACAGCGCCTTCACGATGACCGCCGAAACCAGCAGCGCCAGTGCGTTGGTCACGGTATCCGCGGTCACGGTCCCGGCCTGGAACACCGCGATCGGCAGCACCGCGACGGTCAGCGCCAGCCACTGGATCCGATGCCCGCGCAGCATCCGCACCGCGAACCCGACAATGGCCAGGTAGGCGAGCAGTCCGGCCCAGCGGGTGGCGAGCACCGTGCCGCCGACACTCAGGTCGAGGGCCTCGGCGATCCGGATGCCCGCGGCCTGCGGCAGATACGGGACGGGGGAGTAGGCGGCGGTATTGGTGAACCAGACCTTCTTCTCCGGACCGCCCACCGCGGCGGCGCCGAGCCGGTCGTAGGCGCCGCGATCGGCCACCATCGGATCGGGTTCGTCGGTGTTGTTGTTGTAGTCCTCGAACGCGTGCGTCATGAGCGCGTCGATGCTGGCGGGCAGGTAGCCGCCCCACGCCGGTCCGCGATCGTCCGGAATCTTCTCCGGCGTGAAGCCGCCGTGCGCGACCTGGTAGGCCCGCCCGAACTGAGTGATCTCGTCGTGGCCCCAGAACGGCGGCGTCACCACCGAGAAGATCGCGCCGAACACGCCGGCGAGCAGCACGAAAACCAGCGCCGCCGACCCGAATCGGCGCTCCAGCCGGATCACCGCGCCGCGCAGTCCGCCGGGCTCGGCCTTGGTGTCCGGTTGTGCGGCCGCGATCTTCTTCGGCTGCGCGACAGTCGTCTCGACCGAACCGTTCGCGGTGGCGGCCGCGTCCGGCTGCGTTTCGGTGCTGTCGTTCTCGCTCGCTTCGGTGACCACGATGTCCGATTCTGCTGGACGCTCGCTCCGAACCGTCATCGACGCGACCCGTTCGCCGCTTCGTGTGCGGATTCCTCCGCGCCGACGGCGGAGTAGCGCAGGTAGATCAGTCGCGCGGCCTCGTGCCGGGAGCGGCGGATGCCGTCCAGGATGAGCCCGGCGGTCCAGGCGAGGCTGCCCAGCAGCATGAGCGTGAACCCGAGGAATAACGTCGGGAAGCGCGGCACCTCGTGAATTCGGTAGAACTCGACCACGATCGGCGTGATGAGGATGATCGAGATCAGCCACAGCAGCGTGCCGAACAGCCCGTAGAAGGCGACCGGCCGCTCGTGCCGGGCCAGTCCGACGATCAGGTTCAGGATCTTGAAGCCGTCGTGATAGGTGCGCAGCTTGGATTCGCTGCCCTCCGGCCGATCCCGGAAACCGACCGGCACGGCCGTCTGCGGCACCCGCAGATGCTGCGAATGCACGGTCAGCTCGGTCTCGATCTCGAATTCGCGTGACACCGCCGGGAAGCTCTTCACGAACCGGCGCGAGAACACCCGGTAGCCGGACAGCATGTCCTCGACGTTCTCGCCGAACACCTTGCCCACCACGCCGTTCAGCACCTTGTTGCCGGTCTCGTGCCCGGCCCGGTACGCGGATTCGCCCTCGATCTCGCGGCGCACGCCCAGCACGTGGTCGTACGGGCCCGCGAGCAGCGTGTCGATCATCTGCGGCGCGGCCGACGCGTCGTAGGTGTCGTCGCCGTCGATCATCAGATAGATATCGGCCTCGATATCGGCGAACGCGCGCCGCACCACATTGCCCTTGCCCTTGCGGTATTCGGTGCGCACGATCGCCCCGGCTGCCCGCGCTCGCTCGGCGGTGGCGTCGGTGCTCCGGTTGTCGTAGACGTATACGACGATTCCGGGTACGGCGGCCTTGAGGTCGGTGACAACCTTCGCCACCGCGGCCTCTTCGTTGTGGCACGGCACAATGGCGGCAATGCGAAGCTCGGTGGAGTCCACCCGGTCAATCCTCTGATCGGAAGGCGAATACGAACACGGGGAGGGTACCCGTTCCCCGGCCGTTGTCGCTCACGGACTCCGGTACCGTCGGGCGAGTGTCTGCGAGTGAGTCCGCTGTGACCGAGCCGGGAACATCCCTGATCGACAAGGTCCGCGCCCTGTTGCGCAAGGGTGGCGCGTTCCTCGTGGTGGGGCTCGTCGGGCTGGCCGTCGACATGGGCGCCTACAACGCGCTG contains:
- the rfbA gene encoding glucose-1-phosphate thymidylyltransferase RfbA, with product MRGIILAGGTGSRLHPITRGVSKQLVPVYDKPMVYYPLSTLMLAGIRDILVITTPEDSDAFRRLLGDGSRLGLNLSYIVQPEPDGLARAFVLGADHIGTDSAALVLGDNIFHGPGLGQNLHRYENLDGGAVFAYRVSDPTAYGVVEFADGKAISIEEKPKAPRSNYAIPGLYFYDNDVVEIARELKPSARGEYEITDINRAYLEQNRLSVEVLARGTAWLDTGTFDSLLDAANYVRTIEQRQGLKIGVPEEVAWRMGFIDDDQLRELAEPLVRSGYGTYLLGLLEHGRTWE
- a CDS encoding alpha/beta hydrolase, with product MVVHGNGIPVSSRVVQAAGSASPSAYALAARIPDDHPVENPQGISAYARALAMACRTMIRPMGELVPVNAISMAIAGPVINNLAKLRPAPSGVEREQVQLNGFRMEIVRPAGARSSLNDGAVMYMHGGGFFLCGLDTHRPVVAAIARRTGLPVVSVEYRQLPQTDIAGGVDDCLTAYRWLLQHGVPASRIVFAGDSAGGYMTFATALRARDAGLPVPAGLVGLCPALDLDCTEKRAHPNYHRDALIPLSALESVVKLGAARNGRLEPEMSPVNAALAGLPPTLLIIAEDEVLRRDSEIMAQRLAASGVPATLEIWRGQVHAFMAIFPGMPESRAALAHVAQFVRGCMDIAQEARTA
- the rfbB gene encoding dTDP-glucose 4,6-dehydratase gives rise to the protein MRLLVTGGAGFIGANFVHQTVTRRSGVHVTVLDKLTYAGNRASLAPIAGQIEFVHGDIADSALVDRLVGGVDAVVHFAAESHNDNSLADPWPFIQTNIVGTYSLLQAVRKHQVRYHHISTDEVYGDLELDDPAAFSENTPYNPSSPYSASKASSDMLVRAWVRSFGVQATISNCSNNYGPYQHVEKFIPRQITNLIDGVRPRLYGAGHQVRDWIHVDDHNSAVWEILQRGRIGQTYLIGADGERDNKSVVQLILEAFGRDPHDFDHVTDRPGHDLRYAIDSSLLRTELGWEPEYRDFRKGLDATVDWYRENESWWRPQKAATETAYAAAGEKVL
- a CDS encoding glycosyl hydrolase family 18 protein, producing the protein MLLTPVGVAAIYLLRLNAGEPAADARTRGRDAIWLGHAWVDGRKSDADIAQLGVLLSGTGIKDLYVHTGPLEFDGSLRESLYPNARWFVEAVHRTLPGIRVQSWLGQVLAPEFDPGLDVEDAATRDRVVASAAKVLELGFDGIHFDVEPVRSDPAGFLTLLERTRELTRSQGRLLSVSAPVIDPLPGLHSVGLALVDHGKWWSQSYFAEVARRSDQVAVMSYDTAMPTKALYGGYVAQQTRLALEVTPDSVDLLMGAPAFWADDAGHHGAAETVSAALRGIRLGLGRTDPQRQTFGVALYVDFAATPQDWADFRRDWS
- a CDS encoding DUF2142 domain-containing protein, with amino-acid sequence MVTEASENDSTETQPDAAATANGSVETTVAQPKKIAAAQPDTKAEPGGLRGAVIRLERRFGSAALVFVLLAGVFGAIFSVVTPPFWGHDEITQFGRAYQVAHGGFTPEKIPDDRGPAWGGYLPASIDALMTHAFEDYNNNTDEPDPMVADRGAYDRLGAAAVGGPEKKVWFTNTAAYSPVPYLPQAAGIRIAEALDLSVGGTVLATRWAGLLAYLAIVGFAVRMLRGHRIQWLALTVAVLPIAVFQAGTVTADTVTNALALLVSAVIVKALFLGDRLSKPETVAALAATILLPVCKPTYVLLAMLTVLIPARRFGFGNAERPAAWQRALPWLCAVIGGVSFALWMRIAAPTGDGMSLMRPQKQWGTVKPGEQLKEILSDPIQFLSTFGDSIARRDQRWFTQFFGELGFAYVDVPAITILASLLAFAVSLGIADRLTGARGATNVRTALVALTIAASVAMIYVTLYMSFTPVGYYIIDGVQGRYFVPLALLALTVILRWMPLRLTDARGRTPSRGPALTVIAATSIALLAAVIKYATIVWG
- a CDS encoding glycosyltransferase → MDSTELRIAAIVPCHNEEAAVAKVVTDLKAAVPGIVVYVYDNRSTDATAERARAAGAIVRTEYRKGKGNVVRRAFADIEADIYLMIDGDDTYDASAAPQMIDTLLAGPYDHVLGVRREIEGESAYRAGHETGNKVLNGVVGKVFGENVEDMLSGYRVFSRRFVKSFPAVSREFEIETELTVHSQHLRVPQTAVPVGFRDRPEGSESKLRTYHDGFKILNLIVGLARHERPVAFYGLFGTLLWLISIILITPIVVEFYRIHEVPRFPTLFLGFTLMLLGSLAWTAGLILDGIRRSRHEAARLIYLRYSAVGAEESAHEAANGSRR